A window of Mangifera indica cultivar Alphonso chromosome 13, CATAS_Mindica_2.1, whole genome shotgun sequence contains these coding sequences:
- the LOC123193849 gene encoding protein starmaker-like, translated as MYNGIGLQTPRGSGTNGYIQTNKFFVKPKTGRVTDNTKGFEAGQGTAGVTRKPNKEILEHERKRQIQLRLVVLEDKLVDQGYTEAEISEKLEEARKTLEAAAAFEEGDGPTASVVGDAKVSETETHKIAARKEKQIEQFRAALGISTAESNERAEGGNDGTGGQKNGSNDDRKWLEKSEHAFLDRETSWNRHIAEDGKDGKSEKDDKQKVNKDVRHKKDKAQHHKLDGKKRRQRDDSSDSDSSIKHSRGISKRHRKGSPRIDSESETDSDHGKKAGKYSKKHRKSRKQFSDSSDSSSDDDDIVKVSSKREADKYGKSHRRHESDDSYDSDEGLYKPKIQKKEQNIKTRAPQDSEDDSDTSSDFEKKRSQIGKKNYQQGGSHRRERENSDVKPHRKSNYDRYGKSTRNHDDKDLVKRNARRDESDDDFSDASSGDKFEKSRSRKHDSDEEDSDSSYGRRRSKAIEKKSSSLTDDSDNSDSHRGIDSDSDSSGSNDRHERSGRNSLGKKRSGHRDADNDRGGQSGPQSGRALSDRRRGSDLDNDATLETLKKLEEKSLHHSRQDAGDRYRSTSGHEERMMGKSKFDDGNREEYLESKLKSRIVGKDTEHKDHPANVNLESEMGSGLYKNKDNQRGDDWGYKENAGRRRQSRDEEEQKERKRQRDDEEYAGVRRLSRDEEERKERRHPRDEEEHAGGRRYGRDEEGNKERSFRRGRDEHVGGRRHNRDEEEELKERKRYDDDEEPVGGRRHTRGEEERNGRKHQRDEEEYRKYQRHGEDDEGLHQGSRRHGRGEEEERRSKGHEQEKQSHYSKRGRYDDSRSSERKRYKGDDDWGRYRD; from the exons ATGTACAACGGCATCGGGTTACAGACGCCGAGGGGCTCCGGGACCAACGGTTACATTCAAACAAACAAGTTTTTCGTCAAGCCGAAGACGGGTAGGGTTACTGACAACACCAAGGGATTCGAGGCCGGGCAGGGCACGGCTGGCGTCACCAGGAAGCCAAACAAGGAGATCCTTGAGCATGAGCGTAAACGTCAGATTCAGCTTAGGCTCGTGGTGCTTGAGGACAAGCTTGTTGACCAGGGTTACACGGAGGCCGAGATTTCTGAGAAGCTTGAGGAAGCTAGAAAGACGTTGGAAGCCGCTGCAGCTTTTGAGGAAGGTGATGGACCAACTGCTAGCGTCGTTGGCGATGCAAA GGTGTCTGAAACAGAAACTCACAAAATTGCCGCTAGAAAGGAGAAGCAGATTGAACAATTTAGGGCAGCTCTAGGTATAAGTACTGCTGAATCTAATGAAAGAGCTGAGGGAGGTAATGATGGAACAGGTGGTCAAAAGAATGGTTCAAATGATGATAGAAAGTGGCTTGAGAAAAGTGAACATGCTTTTTTGGATAGAGAGACCAGCTGGAATAGACATATCGCAGAAGATGGGAAAGATGGAAAATCTGAGAAGGATGATAAGCAAAAGGTTAATAAAGATGTGAGACATAAGAAGGATAAGGCTCAGCACCACAAGCTAGATGGTAAAAAGAGAAGACAAAGGGATGATTCTTCTGATTCAGATAGCAGCATTAAGCATAGCAGAGGGATTTCAAAGAGGCATCGTAAAGGTAGCCCAAGGATTGATTCTGAGAGTGAGACTGATAGTGATCATGGTAAGAAAGCAGGTAAATATTCAAAGAAGCACAGGAAAAGCAGAAAACAGTTTAGTGACAGTTCTGATTCCTCCAGTGATGACGATGACATTGTTAAGGTTAGTTCCAAAAGGGAAGCTGATAAATATGGAAAATCCCATAGGAGGCATGAATCAGATGATAGTTATGATTCTGATGAAGGCTTATATAAACCCAAGATTCAGAAGAAGGAGCAGAATATAAAAACAAGAGCACCGCAAGATTCTGaggatgactctgataccagcAGTgactttgaaaagaaaagaagtcaAATCGGAAAAAAGAATTATCAGCAGGGTGGAAGCcataggagagagagagaaaattctGATGTGAAGCCTCATAGGAAGAGCAATTATGATAGATATGGAAAAAGCACTAGAAATCATGATGATAAAGACTTGGTAAAGAGGAACGCCAGGAGGGATGAGTCTGATGATGATTTTTCTGATGCTAGTAGTGGTGATAAATTTGAGAAGAGTAGAAGTAGGAAACATGATTCTGATGAAGAAGATTCAGATTCCAGTTATGGAAGAAGAAGGTCTAAGGCAATTGAAAAGAAGTCGTCTTCTCTGACCGATGATAGTGATAATAGTGACTCTCATAGGGGAATCGACAGTGATTCAGACAGTAGTGGGAGTAATGACAGACATGAGAGAAGTGGGAGAAACTCTTTGGGTAAAAAAAGAAGTGGACATAGAGATGCTGATAATGATAGGGGTGGACAAAGTGGTCCTCAATCAGGTCGTGCTTTAAGTGACAGAAGGCGAGGAAGTGATCTCGACAATGATGCCACATTAGAGACATTGAAAAAACTAGAGGAGAAAAGTCTGCACCATTCTAGGCAAGATGCTGGTGATAGGTATAGATCCACCTCTGGACATGAGGAAAGGATGATGGGTAAGAGTAAGTTTGATGATGGAAACCGGGAGGAGTATCtggaatcaaaattaaaaagtcgGATTGTTGGGAAGGACACAGAGCACAAAGATCATCCAGCAAATGTGAATCTTGAGTCCGAAATGGGCTCTGGATTGTACAAAAACAAGGATAATCAGAGGGGAGATGACTGGGGTTACAAAGAAAATGCAGGGAGGAGGAGGCAAAGCAGGGATGAAGAGGAGCAAAAGGAGAGAAAGCGCCAAAGAGATGATGAAGAATATGCTGGGGTCAGAAGGCTCAGTAGGGATGAAGAAGAGCGTAAAGAGAGAAGGCATCCAAGAGATGAGGAGGAGCATGCAGGGGGAAGGAGGTACGGCCGAGATGAAGAGGGGAATAAAGAGAGAAGTTTCCGGAGAGGCAGGGATGAGCATGTAGGGGGAAGAAGGCACAACAGGGATGAAGAAGAGGAGCTTAAAGAGAGAAAGCGCTATGATGATGACGAAGAACCTGTTGGTGGAAGAAGGCACACCAGGGGTGAAGAGGAGCGTAATGGGAGAAAACACCAAAGAGATGAGGAAGAGTATCGCAAATATCAAAGGCATGGCGAAGATGATGAAGGGCTCCATCAAGGTAGTCGAAGGCATGGAAGAggggaggaagaagaaagacGAAGTAAAGGCCATGAGCAGGAAAAACAATCTCATTACTCCAAAAGAGGTAGATATGATGATTCTCGGTCAAGTGAGAGGAAGAGGTACAAAGGTGATGATGACTGGGGCAGATATCGAGACTAA